A portion of the Oncorhynchus clarkii lewisi isolate Uvic-CL-2024 chromosome 27, UVic_Ocla_1.0, whole genome shotgun sequence genome contains these proteins:
- the LOC139385874 gene encoding lysophosphatidic acid receptor 6a gives MNNTNLIPLAMSTDNFTLMKYGLGGIIRSSITPLLHQLNSSVSSDSSNCTKNDGFKYPLYSTVFSLVFIVGLITNMAAMYIFTCTLKLRNETTTYMINLVVSDLLFVFTLPLRVFYFLNQDWPFGGILCKLSVSLFYTNMYGSILFLTCISVDRFLAIVHPLRSRALRTKRNAKMVCVAVWVLVLAGSLPTGFKLETTSPHHNHSTARFCFENFSSKQWKSHLSKVVIFIETVGFLIPLLLNVVCSVMVLQTLRRPQTISRGGKLNKTKILRMIVVHLFIFCFCFIPYNVNLVFYALVRTGTLKGCASETVVRTIYPIALCIAVSNCCFDPIIYYFTSETIQNSIKRKSTISQAYDIKFSEALQSETSANFHCSLRTLKDKVFSNTESSV, from the coding sequence ATGAACAATACCAACCTGATCCCACTGGCCATGTCGACAGACAACTTCACCCTGATGAAATACGGTCTCGGTGGGATTATCAGATCAAGCATCACTCCTTTGCTGCACCAACTCAACTCCTCCGTCTCCTCAGACAGTTCCAACTGCACCAAGAATGATGGCTTTAAGTATCCTCTCTACAGCACCGTCTTCAGCCTGGTGTTCATTGTGGGGTTGATCACTAACATGGCGGCCATGTATATATTCACCTGTACTCTCAAGTTGAGGAACGAGACGACGACCTACATGATCAACCTAGTGGTGTCAGACCTTCTCTTCGTCTTCACACTGCCTCTCAGGGTCTTCTACTTCCTTAACCAGGACTGGCCGTTCGGCGGGATACTCTGCAAGCTCTCCGTCTCATTATTTTATACCAACATGTACGGGAGTATTCTATTCCTCACTTGTATTAGTGTGGATCGGTTCCTGGCCATCGTTCACCCGCTCAGGTCACGGGCGTTGAGAACAAAGAGGAACGCTAAGATGGTGTGCGTGGCGGTCTGGGTTCTGGTGTTGGCAGGGAGTCTACCGACGGGGTTTAAACTGGAGACCACATCGCCACACCACAACCACTCCACCGCACGGTTCTGTTTCGAGAACTTCTCATCCAAGCAGTGGAAGTCCCACCTCTCCAAGGTGGTAATCTTCATCGAGACGGTGGGTTTCCTGATCCCCTTGCTCCTCAACGTGGTATGTTCCGTCATGGTTCTCCAGACCCTGAGGAGACCCCAGACCATCAGCCGCGGGGGGAAACTCAACAAAACCAAGATCCTTCGAATGATCGTGGTTCATCTCTTCATCTTCTGCTTCTGTTTCATCCCTTATAACGTCAACCTAGTCTTCTATGCCCTGGTTCGAACTGGGACGCTGAAGGGCTGCGCTTCAGAGACCGTAGTCCGAACTATCTATCCTATCGCTCTCTGTATTGCTGTGTCCAACTGCTGTTTTGACCCGATCATCTACTACTTTACCTCGGAGACCATCCAGAACTCTATCAAGaggaagtccacgatcagccaGGCGTACGACATTAAGTTCTCTGAGGCACTGCAGAGTGAGACCAGCGCCAACTTCCACTGCAGCCTGAGGACACTGAAAGACAAGGTGTTTAGCAACACCGAGTCTTCTGTGTGA